The region CACCGGCGTCGGAGCCGGTCAGCCGGCGTGGAGTGCTGCGCGCCGCGACCGTCTCCGCTGCTGCCGTCGGCGCCGCCGGCCTGCTCGCCGGGCCGGCCGGTGCCGCGCCCGCCCCGCAGGCCCAGGGCCGGCGCCGGGTGCCGGTGGACCGGATCAGCATCCAGCTCTACACGCTGCGCGACCAACTCGCCGCCGACCTGCCCGGCACCCTGGACGCGCTGCGTCGGATCGGCTACCGGCGAGTGGAGCACGCCGGATTCGTCGGACGCACCGCCGCACAGTTCCGGGCCGCGCTCGACGAGGCGGGGCTGAGGTCCACCTCCGGGCACGTCGGCATCCCGCAGCCCTTCGACGCCGCCACCTGGGAACAGGCCCTCGCGGACGCCAAGGTCGTGGGCTGCAAGAAGATCGTCCACCCGTACTTCGGTCGGGACGCCGGTGGCCAGCCGATCCGGGACCCCGCCGTCTACCGTGCCCTGGCCCGGGACCTGAACAAGGCCGGGCGGCTCGCCGAGCGGGCGGGGCTCGAATTCGGCTACCACAACCACCAACTCGAGTTCGTGCCCCTGACCGGCGGCTCGACCGGGTTCGACATCCTCACCGCGCAGACCGACCCGCGGCTGGTCCACTTCGAGCTGGACCTCTACTGGGTCTGGCGCGGCGCGCACGACCCGGTCGACGTGATCCGGG is a window of Micromonospora sp. WMMD961 DNA encoding:
- a CDS encoding sugar phosphate isomerase/epimerase — its product is MDRQINRPEPTPASEPVSRRGVLRAATVSAAAVGAAGLLAGPAGAAPAPQAQGRRRVPVDRISIQLYTLRDQLAADLPGTLDALRRIGYRRVEHAGFVGRTAAQFRAALDEAGLRSTSGHVGIPQPFDAATWEQALADAKVVGCKKIVHPYFGRDAGGQPIRDPAVYRALARDLNKAGRLAERAGLEFGYHNHQLEFVPLTGGSTGFDILTAQTDPRLVHFELDLYWVWRGAHDPVDVIRANRGRIRQVHVKDLDVEGGFADLGDGLIDFGRIFAHEREAGIEEYIVERDDAGTPPRSPADALDTARVGFDYLASLRY